Below is a window of Clavibacter michiganensis subsp. tessellarius DNA.
CGCGCTCGCGGGAGACGGACCCGTGCTCGTGCCGGACGCGACCGACCGGCGCGTGCAGGTGATCGACGCGCGCGACCTCGCCGACCTCGTCGTGGAGGTGGGCGCCCGCGGGCTCGACGGCGTGGTCGACGCGGTGGGGGAGAGCGTGCCGCTCGCCGACGTGCTGGACCTCGCGGCCGAGGCCGCCGGATCCGCGGCCGAGCGGGTCGTCGCCTCGGACGCGCGGCTGGCGGAGGCGGACGTCCGCCACTGGGCGGGACCGCGGTCGCTGCCGCTGTGGCTGCCGCGCCACGCGGCCGGCCTCATGGCGCGGAGCGACGCGGGGATCCGTGCGCTGGGCGCCCGACGGCGTCCGCTCGCCGAGACGATGCGCGGCGTGCTGTCCGACGAGCGGGAGCGCGGCCTCGAGCGGCCGCGCGTCTCGGGTCTCACGCGCGCCGAGGAGCTCGCCGTCCTGTCCGACCTGGGCTGACGCGGCGGGGCGTGACACGGCGAGGCCACGCCGCCGCGCGCCCGCTCCACGCACGAGCGCCGCGCATCGTCCAGGACGGGTGCGCGGCGCTCGGGTGAGGCGGGTGGATCAGCGGATCGCGGCCCGCAGCTCGGCGGCGGCCGCGGCCGGGTCGTCGGCCGAGTAGATCGCGCCGCCGGCGACGGCGACCACGGCGCCCGCGTCCTGCACGTCGCCGATGGTGCCGGGCTTCACGCCGCCCGCGACGGAGAACGCGACGCCGGAGGCCTTGCCGGCCTCGAGCAGGTCGCCGAACGTGTAGCCGTCCTCCGCCTGCTCGTCGAGGCCCGCGTGCATCTCCACGAACTCGGCCCCGAGCTCGGTGACCTCCTTCGCGCGCTTCGCCTTGTCGGGGACGCCGATGAGGTCGACGACGATGCCCTTGCCGTGCTTCTTGGCGGCCTTGACGGCGCCCGCGATGGTGCTGTCGCCCGCGACGCCGAGGACGGTGACGAGGTCGGCGCCCGCGGAGAACGCGATGTCGGCCTCGAGCTCGCCGGCGTCCATCGTCTTGAGGTCGGCGAAGACGATCTTGTCGGGGTGCGCCTCCTTGATCGCGGTGATCGCGGAGAGGCCCTCGGCCTTGATGAGCGGGGTGCCCAGCTCGATGATGTCGACGTGCGGCGCGGCCTTGCCGGCCAGCTCGAGCGCGTCCTTCGTCGTGAGCACGTCCATGGCTACCTGGAGCTTCATGCGGTTCCTCTTCCTGTCGTGATGCGTGGGGTGATGGGGATCGAGCGACCGACGGTCACTCGAGGTTGGCGTGACGCGGCCACAGCTCGTCGGCCGAGAGGCCGGACGCCTGCCACAGAGCGTGGAACACGGCGTCGCCGACGAGCGCGACGGAGAGCTCGAAGAGACCGCCCGCGTACTGCGCCGAGACCGTGCCGCCGTGGTCCTGCTTGGCGGCCGCGGGGATCAGCACGGTCACGTCCGCGAGGCCGGCGAGCGGCGAGTCGTCGGCCGTCGTCAGGGCCAC
It encodes the following:
- the hxlA gene encoding 3-hexulose-6-phosphate synthase, with amino-acid sequence MKLQVAMDVLTTKDALELAGKAAPHVDIIELGTPLIKAEGLSAITAIKEAHPDKIVFADLKTMDAGELEADIAFSAGADLVTVLGVAGDSTIAGAVKAAKKHGKGIVVDLIGVPDKAKRAKEVTELGAEFVEMHAGLDEQAEDGYTFGDLLEAGKASGVAFSVAGGVKPGTIGDVQDAGAVVAVAGGAIYSADDPAAAAAELRAAIR